A genomic segment from Nicotiana sylvestris chromosome 1, ASM39365v2, whole genome shotgun sequence encodes:
- the LOC138877903 gene encoding uncharacterized protein has product MEESSSSGAMIKLTATNYTLWRPRMEDLLSCKDLFDPIEAKGRNPDSTKEAEWKKLNRKTIGQIRQWIDDSVFHHVAQETDAYALWVKLEGMYQAKTARNKALLMRRLVNLKLKHGTSVAEHTSEFQSLINQLSSVDMPLGDEMQALLLL; this is encoded by the coding sequence ATGGAAGAGTCATCATCATCTGGAGCTATGATAAAGCTTACTGCCACAAATTACACATTGTGGAGACCTCGGATGGAAGATCTCCTCAGTTGTAAAGATTTGTTTGATCCCATAGAAGCAAAGGGTAGGAACCCCGATTCCACCAAAGAAGCAGAGTGGAAGAAATTAAACAGAAAAACTATCGGTCAAATTCGACAATGGATTGACGATAGCGTTTTTCATCATGTTGCACAAGAGACAGATGCGTATGCCCTCTGGGTGAAGTTAGAAGGGATGTATCAAGCCAAGACCGCTAGGAACAAAGCCTTGTTGATGAGGCGTTTGGTAAATTTGAAGTTAAAGCACGGAACTTCAGTTGCCGAGCATACCAGTGAGTTTCAGAGCTTGATAAATCAATTATCGTCTGTTGACATGCCGCTCGGGGATGAGATGCAAGCCCTACTACTTCTTTAG